One stretch of Scatophagus argus isolate fScaArg1 chromosome 18, fScaArg1.pri, whole genome shotgun sequence DNA includes these proteins:
- the si:ch73-174h16.4 gene encoding leucine-rich repeat-containing protein 14, giving the protein MLLPLVSLCAREVVSDHSSSPCWLRWVPRELYRPLLEAAFASCRPLAVGELVQRWPERSLRVGGQRKKGETAPNRLCIQALLLAVARGLSDQRYALRFLDLCGLQGDEGGTGDPMGGWSLTVALCTMVVQGRAGAQRAHRREGDRERKRFSALEREKDVKRERGKWMRGKEPNGDAASTDDEELGGKHREKMGSYEILGEEELIKGVRRRMEIERKREISITDLGGSRKETEEKDVNSDVLVNVRADLFVNARSWERVRVALTTLGPLKLQCRYLRVEEISVSSIRTLLDLLPRQGLLGIDVRYSSLGVVGLAELLPLFSTFPALNSLHLHYCNLDFRRDHPGLEEALRDLSLGLAKLQGLRRLSLTALRLPGQLRVLLSSLPQPLEILELPYLSLSPTDLAYLSCSHHASSLQQLDLSENHLDESTLPSIRRLLSQASSSLQHLSLSGCGLTDSLLGLLLPSLGGCWALKSLALALNPLSKAGLMDLMRTAMRMPSLRNLLYPNPLEDYQPGLPDLPSSSQLLDWPLDEATNINTTSSQLNRLLIEGGRTDLFLTCDLLNYDKDFTD; this is encoded by the exons ATGTTACTGCCTTTGGTGAGCCTTTGTGCCAGGGAGGTGGTGAGTGACCACAGCTCGTCACCCTGCTGGCTGAGGTGGGTGCCCAGGGAGCTTTACAGACCGCTGCTGGAAGCCGCCTTCGCCAGCTGCAGACCGCTGGCTGTGGGTGAACTGGTGCAGAGATGGCCTGAACGCTCACTGCGTGTCGgtggacagaggaagaaaggagaaacTGCGCCAAATCGACTCTGCATCCAGGCTCTGTTACTTGCAGTTGCCAGAGGACTGTCGGACCAAAG GTATGCCTTGCGATTTCTGGACCTCTGTGGACTGCAAGGGGATGAAGGAGGTACAGGAGACCCCATGGGAGGCTGGTCTTTGACCGTAGCTCTCTGCACCATGGTTGTTCAGGGAAGAGCTGGAGCACAGAGAGCACATAGGAGAGAGGGAGATCGGGAGAGGAAAAGGTTCTCAGctctggagagagaaaaggatgtgaaaagagagagggggaagtGGATGAGGGGAAAGGAACCAAATGGGGATGCGGCGAGCACAGATGATGAGGAGCTGggtggaaaacacagagagaaaatgggaTCATATGAGATCCTGGGTGAAGAGGAGTTGATTAAAGGTGtcaggaggaggatggagatagagaggaaaagagagatttCAATAACAGATTTAGGAGGCAGCAGaaaggagacagaagaaaaagatgtaaataGTGACGTTTTGGTGAATGTGAGAGCTGATCTTTTTGTGAATGCTCGATCCTGGGAGCGTGTTCGCGTGGCTCTGACCACACTGGGACCCCTCAAGCTTCAGTGCAGATACCTGCGTGTGGAAGAGATTTCAGTGTCCAGTATCAGGACCCTGCTAGACCTCCTGCCTCGCCAGGGTCTTCTGGGCATTGATGTTCGCTACAGCAGCCTCGGGGTGGTTGGCTTGGCTGAGCTCTTGCCTCTGTTTTCCACTTTCCCCGCACTGAACTCTCTTCACTTGCACTACTGCAACTTGGATTTTCGCAGAGACCACCCAGGCCTGGAAGAGGCCCTGAGGGACTTGTCACTGGGTCTGGCAAAGCTACAAGGGCTGCGACGCCTCAGCCTCACTGCACTGCGCCTGCCTGGACAGCTTCGTGTGCTGCTTAG CTCACTGCCTCAGCCACTCGAGATACTGGAGCTGCCATATTTGAGCCTGAGCCCAACTGACCTCGCCTATCTGTCCTGCAGCCATCATGCTTCTTCACTGCAGCAACTTGATCTAAGTGAGAACCATCTGGATGAAAGCACCCTGCCCTCCATCCGCCGCCTCCTTTCCCAGGCTTCCAGTAGCCTGCAGCACCTCTCACTAAGTGGCTGCGGCCTGACCGATAGCCTGCTGGGACTCTTGCTGCCCTCACTAGGAGGCTGCTGGGCCCTCAAGAGCTTGGCCTTGGCCCTGAACCCACTGTCCAAGGCAGGCCTCATGGACCTGATGAGGACGGCTATGAGAATGCCTTCCCTCCGTAACCTCCTCTACCCCAACCCTCTCGAGGACTACCAGCCGGGCCTTCCTGACCTGCCTTCCAGCTCTCAGCTTTTAGATTGGCCGCTGGATGAAGccacaaacatcaacacaacCAGCAGTCAGCTCAACAGGCTGCTGATAGAAGGTGGACGCACTGACCTCTTTCTGACATGCGACCTGCTTAACTATGATAAAGACTTTACGGACTAG